The Diospyros lotus cultivar Yz01 chromosome 15, ASM1463336v1, whole genome shotgun sequence genome has a window encoding:
- the LOC127791489 gene encoding uncharacterized protein LOC127791489, which yields MTSCQVVQSWPITCAATSWSKSDWWARLELGSSSIINLRNIKSGLSETTGEPMAEATTNLLRNSNGTGRSSGGPGSLGFMVFGFLDDGGCDTWRSFGGSGEEEIFENEDDSTDGEVKSSEEDKAFWESKEQSLLATLRRTSSFESKVRLATREAMRELELTGAPCACPRPVAGGCRNCLQREISQRLRIASYSCAIRQSRWRSSSDIPSGGHTYMEVVDSSSMKGEERVIIELNFRAEFEMARANEEYNRLVCRLPEVFVGKAKKLQALIRILCTAAKKCMKDRKMHMGPWRKQKYMEAKWFGTCERTPVAAVQPTTFSGHQPNARVSMLTSDLVGGLPDFHCRPSVKVV from the exons ATGACCAGTTGCCAAGTCGTCCAAAGCTGGCCCATCACGTGCGCGGCAACTAGTTGGTCCAAATCGGACTGGTGGGCCCGCCTGGAACTCGGCTCCTCTTCTATAATAAACCTCAGAAACATCAAATCGGGACTGTCAGAAACAACAGGGGAGCCCATGGCCGAAGCAACGACGAATCTCCTCCGGAATTCCAACGGGACTGGTAGATCTTCCGGCGGACCGGGCAGTCTGGGCTTCATGGTGTTCGGGTTCTTGGATGACGGCGGCTGCGATACGTGGCGTAGTTTCGGCGGGTCCGGCGAAGAGGAGATATTTGAGAACGAAGATGACTCCACGGATGGAGAAGTTAAGAGCAGCGAGGAAGACAAAGCTTTTTGGGAATCCAAAGAACAATCTCTTCTG GCAACCTTGCGAAGGACCAGTTCATTTGAATCTAAAGTCCGGCTAGCAACGAGAGAAGCCATGAGGGAACTAGAGCTCACCGGAGCTCCTTGTGCTTGCCCAAGACCAGTGGCCGGTGGCTGCCGGAACTGCCTACAGAGAGAAATCTCCCAGCGCCTCCGAATCGCCAGCTACAGTTGTGCCATTCGCCAATCCAGGTGGAGGAGCTCGTCGGACATTCCTTCAG GAGGACATACCTATATGGAAGTGGTGGACTCGAGTTCaatgaaaggagaagagagagtGATTATTGAGTTAAATTTCAGGGCTGAGTTCGAGATGGCGAGAGCCAACGAAGAATACAACCGGTTAGTCTGCCGCCTGCCGGAAGTGTTCGTCGGAAAAGCCAAGAAATTACAAGCCCTAATCAGGATTTTGTGTACAGCAGCCAAGAAGTGCATGAAGGACAGAAAAATGCACATGGGGCCATGGAGGAAGCAGAAGTACATGGAAGCCAAGTGGTTTGGCACGTGCGAGAGAACGCCGGTGGCGGCGGTCCAGCCGACCACGTTTTCTGGTCACCAGCCTAATGCAAGAGTCTCCATGCTGACCTCTGACTTGGTTGGGGGCTTGCCGGATTTTCATTGCCGGCCGTCGGTTAAAGTTGTGTGA